CGCGCCGCGCGCCCGGTCAGCTTGAGGCCGTTATACGCGATCGGATTGTGGCTGCCGGTGACGTTGACCCCTCCATCCACGCCCAGGTGGTGCACCGCAAAATAGAGCATGGGCGAGGTCGTCAGCCCCACGTCCACCACGCGACAGCCGGTGGCAAGCGCCCCCGCGATGAACGCGCGATGCAGGGCCGGTGAGGAGGTCCGATTGTCGTGGCCCACCGCCAGCCGCGGCCCCTCCTTGCTCTGCAGGTACGTGCCGAACGCCTTGCCGATGACCTCCACCGCCTCCGGGGTCAGCTCGTCAGCGACCTTGCCGCGGATGTCATAGGCGCGAAACATCTCCTGGTTGAGAACGGGCATCTGCAAGTGCTCCGAGGGCAGTGATCTCCCTAGGTCGCGCGCGCGGCCGCTTGCTCCTGCCCGGCCCGGGCTTCGCCGACCAACCGCGCTCCCGCGGGGATGATGACATCGCTTCCAACGACCGAGCGCTCGACCGTCGCCTCGGCGCCCACCGCAGCGTGGCTCCACAAGACGCTGTCGGCCACCGCCGCGCCCTCGCCGACGCGCACCCCATCGCCCAGTACGGCATGGGGCCCGACGCGCGCCCGCGCGGCGATCACGCAGCCCGCGCCCATCAGCACCGGCGGCGTAATCCGCGCCTCCGGCGATATCTCCGTCTCGGCGCCGACCCACGCTCCGCATTCGACCTGCCGCCCCGTCTCGCGGCACTCCAGCTTCCCGGTGAGCATATCGCGATGGGCCTGGAGGTACTTCTCCGCGGTGCCGATGTCCAGCCAGTAAGAGCTGTCGCGGTACCCGTGCATGTGCATGGCGCGCGCCAGCGCCTGCGGGTAGAAGTCCCTTTCGATGGAGAAGCGCGTCCCCGCCGGCATCTCCGCCAGCGCTTGCGGCTCGAAGATGTAAGTGCCGGCGTTGATATAGTGAGTCGCCACCTCGTCGGGTGCGGGCTTCTCGCGGAAGCGCACGATGCGCCCGCACGCATCGGTTTCGATCACCCCGTAGGCCGTGGGATCCTCAACCCAGGTCAGGGAAATGCTTACCGACGCGCCACTGCGCCGATGGTGACGCGCCATTTCCCGCAGGTCGAGACCGGTCAGAATGTCCCCGTTGAAAACGAAAAACGCGTCGCCCAACAGAGGCTCGGCGTTCTTGATCGCGCCCCCGGTGCCCAGCGGTTCCTCTTCGACCACGTATTCGAGCTTGACGCCGTGGCCGGCCCCGGACTTGAAGTGCTCTCGGATCGCGTGTGGCAGGTAGCCGGTGGTGAGGACGATATCGCGAATATCGTGGCTGCGCAGCCACTCAATCATGTGTTCGAGAAACGGCCGATTCAGTATCGGCACCATCGGCTTTGGTATGTTGAGAGTGAGGGGGTACAGCCGCGTGCTCTTTCCTCCCGCGAGGATCAGCCCTTTCATCTCGCCTCCCGCTCGAGCACGTGACGCGGCGTAGGCGCATCATCCGCGGTCACGGAACCGTGGTGCGCGGCGCACGGTGGGAGCACCGGCAGTCACGCGCGTGGAAGCAGTCAAATACAGTGCGGCGACGCAACGCCCGCGGGCGGCCACGCCCGGCCCGCCGCCACAGTCACGGCCTGTATCGTCCGGGCTAATGATAGCCGAGCGCGGCGAGTGGTGTCAACACAGGAGGGCGGCGGCTTGTCACGCCATCGTCACAAGACCCGCCTTCGATATCAGGTAAGCGAGCGCATACCGCCGGGAAGCTGGAGGATTTCGCGCCCGCAACGGGAATGCATTGGGAAGAGCCAACCGTGCTGGAGGACCCCGTGACCAGGAATGAGGAGCTCATCGCCAAGGAGCAGCGCGTACTTGCCATGTTGCAGCGCGAGGCCCTGGATGGACTGCTGCTGTCGAAGACCGGCAACTTCGCGTGGATGACGTGCGGCGGCGGCAACTACGTCGCCGTCAACGCGGACACTGGCGTCGCTCACGCGCTGGTGACGGGCGATGGCAAGTGGATCATCTGCGACAACATCGAGGCGCGCCGGGTGACGGAGGAGGAAGTCGGGGGCCTCGGGTTCGCATCGGAATCCTGGCAGTGGCATGAGGACGGCCTGACCCGCGCGCTCGAGCGCGTGGCGCCGGGGGCGCGTCTCGCTTCCGACACCGGCCGCAGCGCCACCCGCAACGTGGACGCGCTCGTGGCGCCGTTGCGCGCCAGCCTCTTGCCGGCGGAGATCGAGCGTTATCGGCGCTTGGGCGCGTTGACTGCCGAGGCGATGACCGAGGCCTGCCGCCGGGTGCGGCCAGGCATGACCGAACATCAGGCCGCCGGCATCCTCGGCGGAGAGATGCTGGCGCGGGGCGTTTACCCGGTCGTGCTGCTGATCGCCGCCGACGAACGGGCCTTCGACCATCGCCACCCGCTGCCGACCGACAAGGAAGTCAGGGACCACGTCATGCTCGTGACCTGCGGATGCCGGTGGGGCTTGATCGCCTCGATCACGCGGCTCGTGCACTTCGGCCGCTTGCCGGCGGAGTTGCGGCGCAAGCACGACGCGGTGACGATGGTTGACGCGACCTTGATTGCCAACACCAGACCGGGAGCGCACGTCGGTGACATCTTCGACGCCGCACTGG
The sequence above is drawn from the Armatimonadota bacterium genome and encodes:
- a CDS encoding NDP-sugar synthase; amino-acid sequence: MKGLILAGGKSTRLYPLTLNIPKPMVPILNRPFLEHMIEWLRSHDIRDIVLTTGYLPHAIREHFKSGAGHGVKLEYVVEEEPLGTGGAIKNAEPLLGDAFFVFNGDILTGLDLREMARHHRRSGASVSISLTWVEDPTAYGVIETDACGRIVRFREKPAPDEVATHYINAGTYIFEPQALAEMPAGTRFSIERDFYPQALARAMHMHGYRDSSYWLDIGTAEKYLQAHRDMLTGKLECRETGRQVECGAWVGAETEISPEARITPPVLMGAGCVIAARARVGPHAVLGDGVRVGEGAAVADSVLWSHAAVGAEATVERSVVGSDVIIPAGARLVGEARAGQEQAAARAT
- a CDS encoding M24 family metallopeptidase, with product MTRNEELIAKEQRVLAMLQREALDGLLLSKTGNFAWMTCGGGNYVAVNADTGVAHALVTGDGKWIICDNIEARRVTEEEVGGLGFASESWQWHEDGLTRALERVAPGARLASDTGRSATRNVDALVAPLRASLLPAEIERYRRLGALTAEAMTEACRRVRPGMTEHQAAGILGGEMLARGVYPVVLLIAADERAFDHRHPLPTDKEVRDHVMLVTCGCRWGLIASITRLVHFGRLPAELRRKHDAVTMVDATLIANTRPGAHVGDIFDAALAAYAAAGFPDEWRLHHQGGPTGYVGREFRATSASDLTVVDHQAFAWNPSIAGTKSEDTIIASADGPEVITLTPRLPTVDVEVGGAVIARADIVAG